The Celeribacter marinus genome window below encodes:
- a CDS encoding tyrosine-type recombinase/integrase, with translation MRQAQTLNDAQLRRVIQYCRSRRHPTRDETIILTSFYAGLRAKEIAALTVGNVFDETGNVREQFILTAEQSKGGHTRTVYLNQRLRKALLEYSASIRTAKPHHALFESQKGGHFSANTMCQLFLDIYKAVGLKDASSHSGRRTYITRLANKGVGVRLLAELAGHSHISTTQRYIDVNSEQLSQAVELL, from the coding sequence ATGCGCCAAGCACAGACACTCAATGATGCGCAGCTGCGCAGGGTTATACAGTACTGTCGCAGTCGTCGTCATCCAACACGGGATGAGACTATTATACTGACGAGCTTCTACGCAGGGCTGAGGGCCAAGGAGATTGCAGCGCTCACTGTGGGCAATGTGTTTGATGAAACGGGCAACGTGCGTGAGCAGTTTATACTTACAGCCGAGCAAAGCAAAGGCGGGCACACACGCACGGTGTATCTCAATCAGCGCTTACGCAAAGCTCTGCTGGAGTACAGCGCATCAATCCGCACAGCCAAGCCGCATCATGCGTTGTTTGAGAGCCAAAAAGGTGGGCACTTCTCAGCCAACACCATGTGCCAGCTGTTTCTCGACATCTACAAAGCGGTAGGGCTCAAGGACGCTTCAAGCCATTCGGGAAGACGTACTTACATCACGCGACTGGCAAACAAAGGCGTGGGGGTGCGGTTGCTGGCCGAGTTGGCGGGGCATAGTCACATAAGCACTACCCAGAGATATATCGATGTGAATTCTGAGCAGCTTAGCCAGGCTGTGGAGCTGCTGTAG
- a CDS encoding ATP-binding protein, with product MSFDLKHLPRSFDDLVIADPLNASVIRSYCELPPAKPLLLAGPPGAGKTEAARVIAHSYLEHHNIQHMQWEFNAASLGKDYEAKIMSEVNYQMFGNPDKAMIVINEIDEMDLRTVQPKFREFMDAKRHLIRFVATTNHKSRIMGAVLSRFRMIDLDPPSNFDWVDRAKAILEAEGLTPARTDVEQMLQSFQGSARDLIDLLEETVIASKALAP from the coding sequence ATGTCATTTGATCTTAAACACTTACCGCGTAGCTTTGACGATTTGGTCATTGCGGACCCGCTCAATGCCAGTGTTATTCGCTCATATTGTGAGCTGCCACCCGCTAAGCCTTTGTTGCTTGCAGGCCCACCAGGTGCAGGCAAGACAGAAGCGGCACGTGTGATCGCTCACAGTTACTTGGAGCATCACAATATTCAACACATGCAGTGGGAGTTTAATGCTGCCAGCCTTGGTAAAGACTATGAAGCCAAGATCATGTCTGAGGTAAACTATCAGATGTTTGGCAATCCTGACAAAGCCATGATCGTCATCAACGAGATTGATGAGATGGACTTACGCACAGTGCAGCCCAAGTTCCGCGAGTTCATGGACGCCAAACGTCATCTTATCCGCTTTGTGGCCACCACGAACCACAAGAGCCGCATTATGGGTGCCGTGCTCAGCAGGTTCCGCATGATTGACCTAGACCCGCCCAGCAACTTCGATTGGGTTGATCGTGCCAAGGCTATCTTGGAAGCCGAGGGGCTAACTCCGGCAAGAACCGATGTTGAGCAGATGCTGCAGAGCTTTCAAGGCAGCGCACGGGACTTGATCGACTTACTCGAAGAGACGGTTATAGCCAGCAAGGCGTTAGCGCCATGA
- a CDS encoding DUF3768 domain-containing protein yields the protein MPDANTAKIAALNDRARQRLDHCRWILTQGVLSCDPLTVAELLITVEDFDAFTPDNDPYAEHDFGAIRLNGNTFFWKFDYYDLDLQMHSPDPSDPAVTARVLTVMLADEY from the coding sequence ATGCCTGACGCAAACACAGCTAAAATAGCAGCACTTAATGATCGGGCGCGGCAGCGTCTTGATCATTGTCGCTGGATACTCACTCAGGGCGTATTGTCTTGCGATCCACTCACAGTTGCTGAGCTGTTAATCACTGTAGAGGACTTCGATGCCTTTACACCAGACAACGACCCATATGCGGAGCATGACTTTGGAGCCATCAGGCTGAACGGCAACACGTTCTTTTGGAAGTTTGACTATTACGATCTAGACCTGCAGATGCATTCGCCTGATCCAAGCGATCCTGCCGTGACTGCACGGGTGCTTACCGTCATGTTGGCAGATGAGTATTGA
- a CDS encoding DUF6626 family protein, with amino-acid sequence MRDELIATGIVQNTPEFCHSWLGRSEGYIRVLRYHNTEPSVGTLSICSSKLGYYAARLAASDQQQHQAWSERLANLKALCDRAIADQSEAVWRAPERMAV; translated from the coding sequence ATGCGAGATGAGTTGATCGCAACAGGCATCGTGCAGAATACACCAGAGTTCTGTCACAGCTGGCTGGGACGCAGTGAGGGCTATATCCGCGTGCTGCGCTATCATAACACCGAACCTAGTGTGGGCACGCTGAGCATCTGCTCAAGTAAGCTTGGGTATTATGCAGCGCGATTGGCGGCTAGTGATCAGCAACAGCATCAAGCGTGGAGTGAGCGCTTGGCAAACCTTAAGGCACTTTGTGACAGGGCTATAGCTGATCAGTCAGAGGCAGTGTGGCGCGCGCCAGAACGGATGGCGGTATAA
- the pseI gene encoding pseudaminic acid synthase yields the protein MTDYPEIKIAGRFIGQAHPPYVISELSANHNGSLEAALRLIDEAAKTGADAVKIQTYTADTITLKSDRPEFQITDGKWAGQSLYDLYASANTPWEWHAEMFERARQRGITMFSSPFDPTAVDLLEDLRAPAYKIASFEAVDLPLIRYVASTGKPMIISTGMADADEIGEAIAAARDGGCKELAILRCVSGYPAPAGDYNLATIPDMMARFGLVTGLSDHTLDNTTAIAAVALGASIIEKHMTEDRNGGGPDDSFSLEPFEFKQLCTSARKAWHAVGKVDYGRKSSELSNVTFRRSLYFVKDLNAGDVIKEEDFRSVRPGLGAAPKLADKIIGMRVGDAVKAGTPVQIDLLSK from the coding sequence ATGACGGATTATCCAGAAATAAAAATTGCCGGACGATTTATCGGTCAGGCCCACCCACCCTATGTCATTTCAGAGTTGTCGGCAAACCACAACGGCAGCCTTGAGGCGGCTTTGCGCTTGATTGATGAGGCCGCAAAAACCGGTGCGGATGCTGTTAAAATTCAGACCTATACCGCCGACACCATCACGCTCAAATCGGACCGACCGGAATTTCAGATTACCGATGGGAAATGGGCGGGCCAAAGCCTTTATGACCTTTACGCCTCAGCCAATACCCCATGGGAATGGCATGCCGAAATGTTCGAGCGCGCACGGCAGCGTGGCATTACTATGTTCTCGTCGCCTTTTGATCCAACGGCGGTCGACCTGCTCGAGGATCTGCGGGCACCCGCCTATAAGATCGCAAGTTTTGAAGCCGTTGACCTACCGTTGATCCGCTATGTTGCGTCAACCGGTAAGCCGATGATAATTTCAACTGGAATGGCCGACGCAGACGAAATCGGAGAGGCGATTGCCGCCGCGCGAGATGGGGGCTGCAAAGAGCTTGCAATCCTGCGATGTGTGTCCGGTTACCCGGCTCCTGCAGGCGACTACAATCTTGCGACAATCCCTGACATGATGGCCCGTTTTGGCCTTGTGACAGGGCTTTCAGATCATACGCTTGATAATACCACTGCCATCGCCGCTGTCGCGCTGGGGGCGTCTATTATTGAAAAACACATGACTGAGGATCGCAACGGCGGTGGGCCAGACGATAGTTTTTCTTTGGAGCCGTTTGAATTCAAGCAGCTTTGTACCAGCGCTCGTAAGGCATGGCACGCTGTTGGAAAGGTTGATTACGGCCGTAAATCAAGTGAACTTTCCAACGTCACGTTTCGCCGGTCGTTGTACTTTGTCAAAGATTTGAACGCGGGCGATGTCATCAAAGAAGAGGATTTCCGCTCGGTTCGTCCTGGTTTGGGTGCGGCCCCGAAACTTGCAGACAAGATAATTGGCATGCGGGTCGGTGACGCCGTTAAAGCGGGAACACCAGTACAAATTGATCTGCTGTCAAAGTGA
- the pseG gene encoding UDP-2,4-diacetamido-2,4,6-trideoxy-beta-L-altropyranose hydrolase: MKIAFRADASVQIGTGHVMRCLTLATEMYRRGHTCCFVCRDLPGHLSQMIGDAGFDLSVLPAPAADFKADDNDPDHAAWAGVPWELDAEQTLAAAQDVDWLVVDHYAFDARWEAAARCQGAKLAAIDDLADRPHIADLLLDQNLGRRSSEYDDLLPQKAERLIGPNYALLRPEFAALREAALAGRAERGNKVKTVLVSMGGVDLENATGAVLNVIGAQSDLSITVVMGANAPSLDLVQAQAAACSGRVEVIVNTSDMAGLMTDADLAVGAAGGTSLERCALGLPSLVAVLAQNQVEAAAALSIAGAAIEIGSPQSSEFPARLADALKHTQVFGNLNTLSLAAASVTDGRGVARVADALEYPLGLRSVTMDDAVAIWHWRRALPISHFRTQATPSLREHLSWFLEALGDARRRFYVVGDPSIAHLRLDLDDTGHAAVSIILAPDARGKGFGLRLLSLLASSGRAEGLSALVAEVHSENTASISLFRACGYVETGLVDGFYGFKLTL; the protein is encoded by the coding sequence ATGAAGATTGCCTTTCGAGCCGATGCATCTGTCCAGATCGGTACGGGTCATGTGATGCGGTGTCTGACACTGGCCACCGAAATGTATCGGCGCGGGCATACCTGCTGTTTTGTGTGCCGTGATTTACCGGGGCACCTTAGCCAGATGATAGGTGATGCGGGCTTTGATCTGAGCGTGTTGCCCGCACCTGCGGCTGATTTCAAAGCGGACGATAACGATCCAGATCATGCCGCGTGGGCCGGGGTTCCGTGGGAACTGGACGCAGAACAAACCCTTGCGGCGGCGCAAGACGTCGATTGGTTGGTGGTGGATCACTACGCCTTTGACGCGCGTTGGGAAGCTGCCGCACGTTGCCAGGGCGCAAAATTGGCGGCCATTGACGACCTTGCCGATCGCCCGCACATTGCCGATCTTTTGCTCGATCAGAACCTTGGCCGGCGGTCCTCGGAATATGATGACCTGTTGCCACAGAAAGCCGAGCGGCTGATCGGGCCAAACTACGCCTTATTACGCCCTGAATTCGCCGCCCTGCGTGAGGCCGCTTTGGCAGGTCGCGCGGAGCGGGGAAATAAGGTTAAGACTGTGCTCGTCTCAATGGGCGGCGTTGATTTAGAAAATGCAACGGGGGCGGTTCTTAACGTGATTGGAGCGCAATCAGACCTTAGCATAACCGTGGTTATGGGCGCAAACGCACCCTCTCTGGACCTTGTTCAAGCACAGGCGGCGGCATGTTCTGGGCGTGTCGAGGTTATCGTTAACACGTCGGATATGGCAGGGCTTATGACAGATGCAGACCTTGCCGTCGGAGCAGCTGGCGGAACATCTTTGGAGAGGTGCGCCCTTGGATTGCCCTCGCTGGTTGCCGTTCTGGCCCAAAATCAGGTCGAAGCGGCGGCTGCGCTGTCGATTGCAGGTGCTGCAATTGAAATCGGATCTCCCCAGTCATCCGAATTTCCCGCAAGACTTGCGGATGCATTAAAACACACACAGGTTTTCGGAAATTTGAACACGCTTTCCCTGGCTGCTGCATCGGTTACCGATGGTCGGGGTGTTGCGCGTGTTGCGGACGCCTTAGAGTACCCGCTCGGGCTGCGCAGTGTGACCATGGATGATGCCGTGGCGATATGGCACTGGCGGCGCGCGTTGCCCATATCGCATTTTCGCACACAAGCAACGCCGTCTCTTCGTGAACATCTCTCGTGGTTCTTAGAAGCACTTGGTGACGCTCGTCGTCGCTTCTATGTTGTAGGTGATCCTTCAATCGCCCATCTGCGGTTGGATCTCGACGATACAGGACATGCCGCCGTCTCTATTATTCTTGCTCCGGATGCGAGGGGCAAAGGGTTTGGGCTACGACTTCTGTCGCTTCTCGCTAGTTCAGGCCGTGCTGAAGGTCTGTCTGCGCTAGTCGCCGAAGTTCATTCCGAAAACACCGCCTCGATTTCCTTGTTCCGAGCCTGTGGATATGTCGAGACAGGATTGGTTGACGGTTTCTACGGATTCAAGCTGACGTTATAA
- the pseF gene encoding pseudaminic acid cytidylyltransferase, with product MAVCVIPARGGSKRIPRKNILSFHGTPMIGWSIAAARDCGLFDRVVVSTDDAEISDIARDLGAEVPFLRPDNLANDHAGTVPVITHAVEALALDDDVAVCCLYATAPFVRAADLAEGLRLLQAGASYAMAVTRYDYPIQRALRRGEDGAVSMIDPAQMQVRSQDLEPAWHDAGQFYWGRAATWASQLPVFDRRAHGVGLPSSRVVDIDTPEDWERAEALFQVLQR from the coding sequence ATGGCCGTTTGCGTCATCCCCGCGCGCGGCGGATCGAAGCGTATCCCGCGCAAGAATATCCTTTCGTTTCATGGCACTCCTATGATCGGTTGGTCTATCGCTGCGGCGCGGGACTGCGGCTTATTTGACCGTGTTGTTGTATCCACGGATGATGCAGAAATTTCTGACATCGCCCGTGATCTTGGGGCGGAAGTGCCTTTTTTGCGTCCCGACAATCTTGCGAACGATCATGCGGGCACGGTGCCTGTTATAACTCATGCGGTTGAGGCCCTCGCGCTTGATGACGATGTTGCCGTCTGTTGCCTATACGCGACGGCACCTTTCGTTCGGGCCGCCGATTTGGCGGAGGGTTTGCGCCTTTTGCAAGCCGGGGCTAGCTACGCGATGGCCGTGACACGATATGACTATCCGATCCAACGTGCCTTGCGACGGGGCGAAGACGGTGCCGTGTCCATGATCGATCCGGCGCAAATGCAGGTGCGAAGCCAAGACCTCGAACCTGCGTGGCATGATGCCGGTCAGTTCTACTGGGGGCGGGCGGCCACTTGGGCATCACAATTACCTGTTTTTGATCGTCGCGCGCACGGGGTTGGACTCCCCTCAAGTCGTGTGGTCGATATTGACACGCCCGAAGATTGGGAGCGTGCAGAGGCCTTGTTTCAGGTTCTGCAGCGATGA
- the pseC gene encoding UDP-4-amino-4,6-dideoxy-N-acetyl-beta-L-altrosamine transaminase — MTNTFIPYGRQNITDEDIEAVVEALRSDYLTQGLQVPAFERELAHITGAAYAVALNSATSALHVACMALDLGTGDWLWTVPTTFVASANCALYCGAQVDFVDIDPTTYTMCPVALEAKLKQADAAGKLPKILVPVHLCGQSCDMEAISRIARRFGVKIIEDASHSIGAHHQGRPVGDCRYSDITVFSFHPVKIITTAEGGMATTQDAGLARKMDLARSHGITRDPDQMTHAPDGPWYYQQISLGYNYRMTELQGALGLSQLKQLQNFLARRRQLAAQYDDLLAGLPLTRPAQHPDTNSSWHLYVVRVPAERHTAVFEVLRAAGLGVNLHYIPVHTQPYYQAMGFAAGQFPHAESYYAEAISIPLYPGLSDSDQKRVVQELTNALADQ; from the coding sequence ATGACCAACACCTTCATTCCCTACGGGCGGCAAAATATCACCGACGAGGACATCGAAGCGGTTGTTGAGGCCCTGCGGTCCGATTATCTGACGCAAGGCCTTCAAGTCCCGGCATTTGAACGTGAGCTGGCGCACATCACGGGTGCTGCGTATGCTGTCGCGCTAAATTCGGCGACCTCGGCTTTGCATGTGGCTTGTATGGCGCTTGATCTTGGCACAGGGGACTGGCTGTGGACCGTGCCGACGACATTCGTTGCTTCTGCCAATTGTGCGCTGTATTGCGGTGCCCAAGTTGATTTTGTCGATATTGATCCAACAACCTACACGATGTGTCCCGTCGCCTTGGAGGCTAAGCTTAAACAGGCGGATGCGGCCGGTAAATTGCCAAAAATACTCGTGCCGGTGCATCTGTGCGGGCAGTCCTGTGACATGGAAGCCATTTCACGCATCGCGCGCCGTTTTGGTGTGAAGATCATTGAGGACGCAAGCCACTCCATCGGAGCTCACCATCAGGGCCGACCTGTCGGTGATTGCCGATATTCGGATATAACAGTGTTTTCTTTTCATCCGGTCAAAATCATCACCACCGCAGAAGGGGGAATGGCCACAACGCAGGATGCCGGTCTGGCGCGCAAAATGGATTTGGCGCGCAGCCATGGTATAACGCGCGACCCAGATCAGATGACACATGCACCGGACGGGCCGTGGTATTACCAACAGATATCATTAGGCTACAATTACCGCATGACGGAACTGCAAGGCGCGCTCGGGCTGTCGCAGTTAAAGCAATTGCAAAATTTTCTCGCGCGCAGGCGTCAGCTGGCGGCACAGTATGATGATCTTTTGGCTGGTTTGCCGCTCACGCGCCCTGCGCAGCACCCTGACACGAACTCGTCTTGGCATCTTTACGTGGTGCGCGTCCCGGCTGAACGGCATACTGCCGTCTTTGAGGTTTTGCGCGCTGCCGGCCTCGGGGTGAACTTGCATTACATTCCCGTGCATACCCAACCATATTATCAAGCCATGGGCTTTGCCGCTGGGCAATTTCCTCATGCAGAATCCTATTACGCCGAAGCGATTTCAATCCCGCTTTACCCAGGTCTGAGTGACAGTGACCAAAAACGCGTGGTTCAGGAATTGACCAATGCGTTGGCGGATCAATAA
- the pseB gene encoding UDP-N-acetylglucosamine 4,6-dehydratase (inverting), with the protein MLENSTILVTGGTGSFGHAFTRMTLEKYNPKKIIILSRDEMKQWEMAKIHGADSRVRFFIGDVRDRERLYRAFRGVDCVIHAAATKIVPTAEYNPFECVKTNINGAMNVIDAAIDCGVKRVVALSTDKASSPINLYGATKLASDKLFVASNSYGGEHGTRMAVVRYGNVMGSRGSVIPFFKSIKGNGVLPITDPRMTRFMISLEDGVDLVWHALNDMEGGEIYVKKIPSMKVTDVASVIAPDAKQVTVGIRPGEKLHEQMIGPEDAAHTFEYPEHFKILPAINNWSDSPARIKDGVKVSEDFIYASDSNPEWMTGADLQAWLDENDDRIGQI; encoded by the coding sequence ATGCTTGAAAATTCAACGATACTGGTAACAGGTGGCACCGGCTCTTTTGGCCATGCATTCACGCGCATGACGCTCGAAAAGTATAATCCTAAAAAGATTATTATCTTATCGCGCGATGAGATGAAGCAGTGGGAAATGGCGAAAATTCACGGGGCTGACTCGCGCGTCCGTTTTTTTATCGGCGATGTCCGCGATCGGGAACGTCTGTATCGTGCCTTTCGAGGTGTGGATTGCGTCATTCACGCGGCGGCAACGAAAATTGTGCCAACGGCAGAATATAACCCTTTTGAATGTGTTAAAACCAACATCAATGGTGCAATGAACGTGATTGACGCCGCAATTGATTGTGGCGTTAAACGTGTGGTTGCACTTTCAACAGACAAGGCGTCATCCCCAATCAACCTGTATGGTGCGACCAAGCTGGCGTCAGATAAGTTGTTTGTGGCGTCCAATTCATACGGCGGAGAGCATGGTACGCGAATGGCAGTTGTGCGCTACGGTAACGTCATGGGATCGCGCGGTTCGGTAATCCCGTTCTTTAAATCAATCAAGGGCAACGGCGTTCTTCCGATCACGGACCCACGCATGACACGTTTCATGATCAGTCTTGAGGACGGTGTTGATCTGGTCTGGCACGCGCTTAACGATATGGAGGGTGGTGAAATCTATGTGAAAAAGATCCCGTCAATGAAGGTTACTGATGTTGCCAGTGTGATTGCCCCCGATGCCAAACAGGTAACCGTCGGTATTCGTCCGGGTGAGAAGTTGCATGAACAGATGATCGGGCCGGAGGATGCGGCCCATACGTTCGAATACCCCGAACACTTCAAAATCCTGCCTGCGATCAACAATTGGTCTGACAGCCCAGCGCGCATCAAAGACGGTGTGAAAGTGTCCGAAGACTTCATCTATGCTTCCGACAGCAATCCTGAATGGATGACCGGCGCTGATTTGCAGGCTTGGCTCGATGAAAACGATGATCGAATAGGCCAGATTTAG